A region from the Flavobacteriales bacterium genome encodes:
- a CDS encoding TetR/AcrR family transcriptional regulator, whose protein sequence is MKSEKEAEILESAGELFKRYGIKSLTMSDIARELKISKKTLYKFVTDKNDLVVKSMSIVLDKQECEFEEISAQVEDPIEELIQISQLAEKHLKSIHPSVIFDIQKFHPQAWEQFECHKDNHIYLSVMDNLERGKKKKVYREELNSAIIAKLFISRFDILFDPDIFPHTDFDLAAVNKEMMSYHLHAILSEKGKKQLKEYNF, encoded by the coding sequence ATGAAAAGTGAAAAAGAAGCAGAAATATTAGAGAGTGCAGGTGAGTTATTTAAACGATATGGAATTAAAAGTTTAACAATGAGCGATATTGCTCGCGAGTTAAAAATATCCAAAAAGACCTTGTATAAGTTTGTTACCGATAAAAATGACTTGGTTGTTAAATCCATGTCAATCGTTTTAGATAAGCAAGAGTGTGAGTTTGAAGAAATCAGTGCACAAGTGGAAGATCCAATAGAGGAGTTAATTCAAATTTCTCAATTAGCAGAAAAGCATTTAAAATCAATACATCCTTCTGTAATTTTTGATATTCAAAAGTTTCATCCTCAAGCGTGGGAGCAGTTTGAATGTCATAAAGACAATCACATCTATCTATCTGTTATGGATAATCTTGAGCGAGGGAAGAAAAAGAAAGTTTACAGAGAAGAATTAAATTCAGCCATCATAGCTAAATTGTTTATTTCTCGTTTTGACATTTTATTTGATCCAGATATTTTCCCACATACTGATTTTGATTTGGCAGCAGTCAATAAAGAGATGATGAGTTATCATTTACATGCGATTTTAAGTGAAAAGGGTAAAAAGCAATTAAAAGAATACAATTTTTAA
- the dapB gene encoding 4-hydroxy-tetrahydrodipicolinate reductase: protein MKIALLGYGKMGKAIEKIALERGHQIVLKTNSTTLFSPDDLKDTDVAIEFSTPKNALYNIMTCFEANTPVVVGTTGWYKDFKMISERCLKENQTMLYATNFSVGVNLFFEINKRLAELMNPYPQYNVDIEEIHHTQKLDAPSGTAITLAEQVVENLELKKGWKNDAPVSESEVHIASKREENVPGTHVVQYDSSIDSIEIKHTAKNREGFALGAVLAAEFTLKRKGLLTMKDVLFCYE, encoded by the coding sequence ATGAAAATCGCATTATTAGGATATGGAAAAATGGGAAAAGCAATCGAAAAAATTGCTTTAGAACGTGGACATCAAATTGTTTTAAAGACAAACAGCACGACTTTATTTAGCCCAGATGACTTAAAAGATACTGACGTTGCAATAGAATTTTCGACTCCAAAGAATGCCTTGTATAACATTATGACCTGTTTTGAAGCAAATACGCCAGTTGTAGTAGGTACAACAGGTTGGTATAAAGACTTCAAAATGATTAGTGAACGTTGTTTGAAAGAAAATCAAACCATGCTTTATGCGACTAACTTTAGTGTTGGGGTTAATTTATTTTTTGAAATCAATAAAAGACTTGCGGAGTTAATGAACCCCTACCCTCAATACAATGTCGACATTGAAGAAATTCATCATACTCAAAAATTAGATGCTCCCAGTGGTACTGCAATTACGCTTGCCGAACAAGTGGTGGAGAACTTAGAGCTCAAAAAAGGATGGAAAAATGATGCACCAGTATCTGAATCAGAAGTTCACATCGCTTCAAAGCGTGAAGAAAACGTTCCTGGGACACATGTTGTTCAATACGACTCTTCAATTGATTCTATAGAAATTAAACACACTGCTAAAAATAGAGAAGGCTTTGCTTTAGGAGCTGTATTAGCTGCTGAATTTACATTAAAACGCAAAGGGTTATTAACCATGAAAGATGTTTTATTTTGTTATGAATAA
- a CDS encoding hydroxymethylglutaryl-CoA reductase, degradative codes for MENKIIKGFSKLNKEEKIDWIIENYLDNDESQKNFLQSYWHQNPKTQQLHDEFIENTISNFYIPLGVAPNFKINDKVYCVPMAIEESSVVAASAKSASFWLNKGGFKADVVSMIKIGHVHFAWHGDYSKLVKFFERTKERFFQDTENLTANMRKRGGGVLSLDLINKSDLEPNYYQLMAKFDTCDSMGANFINSVLEQFAQTLKRELANDTTLSETEQKVQIIMCILSNYTPECIVRSEVSCKIEELTQGTDMSAELFVEKFQQAVHIAQIEPYRATTHNKGIYNGIDAVVIATGNDFRAVEASGHTYAARDGQYRSLTNVEVKDGIFKFWIEVPMALGTVGGLTKLHPMVKFAYQLLGNPNATELMQITATVGLAQNFGALRSLVTTGIQKGHMKMHLLNILNQLGATNEEKKFIVEAFKTKTVSHQAVVELFEKIRAEKTV; via the coding sequence ATGGAAAACAAAATAATAAAAGGATTTAGTAAGCTAAATAAAGAGGAAAAGATAGATTGGATTATTGAAAACTATTTAGATAATGATGAATCCCAAAAAAATTTCCTTCAGTCATATTGGCACCAAAACCCTAAAACTCAACAATTACATGATGAGTTTATTGAAAATACTATTTCAAACTTCTATATTCCACTTGGAGTTGCTCCAAACTTTAAAATCAATGACAAGGTTTATTGTGTCCCGATGGCCATTGAAGAAAGCTCTGTAGTTGCTGCATCTGCAAAATCTGCTTCTTTTTGGTTAAACAAAGGAGGCTTCAAAGCTGATGTTGTTTCTATGATTAAAATAGGCCATGTTCACTTTGCTTGGCATGGAGACTATTCAAAATTGGTGAAGTTTTTTGAAAGAACAAAAGAACGCTTTTTCCAAGATACTGAAAACTTAACTGCTAACATGCGTAAAAGAGGTGGAGGAGTTTTAAGCCTTGACTTAATCAATAAGTCTGACCTTGAACCCAATTACTATCAATTAATGGCTAAGTTTGACACCTGTGATTCGATGGGAGCTAATTTTATTAACAGCGTTTTAGAACAATTTGCTCAAACATTAAAAAGAGAACTAGCTAACGATACTACGTTGTCTGAAACAGAACAAAAGGTTCAGATCATTATGTGCATTTTATCCAATTATACACCTGAATGCATTGTAAGATCTGAAGTAAGTTGTAAAATAGAAGAACTTACTCAAGGCACTGATATGTCTGCTGAATTATTTGTAGAAAAGTTTCAGCAAGCAGTTCATATTGCACAAATAGAGCCTTATCGAGCTACCACTCACAACAAAGGTATTTACAATGGTATAGACGCCGTTGTTATTGCTACAGGAAATGATTTTAGAGCAGTAGAAGCCTCTGGACATACTTATGCTGCTAGGGATGGACAGTATCGTAGTTTAACAAATGTAGAAGTCAAAGATGGAATATTCAAATTTTGGATAGAAGTTCCTATGGCATTGGGTACTGTTGGTGGATTAACAAAATTACATCCAATGGTTAAATTTGCCTACCAGTTATTAGGAAATCCTAATGCAACAGAATTAATGCAAATAACTGCGACTGTGGGGCTTGCTCAAAATTTTGGAGCATTACGATCTTTGGTTACCACTGGAATTCAAAAAGGACACATGAAAATGCACCTTTTAAATATCTTAAACCAATTAGGAGCGACCAATGAAGAGAAGAAGTTTATTGTTGAAGCGTTTAAAACCAAAACAGTAAGTCATCAAGCAGTAGTAGAATTATTCGAAAAAATTAGAGCAGAAAAAACTGTTTAA
- a CDS encoding TetR family transcriptional regulator C-terminal domain-containing protein, which translates to MDQRVKVTKLMLKNALLSLMEEKQLTFISITELCKKASVNRNTFYSHYDAIVDLYKEIEEQLIKEIHSTLKKPYTRKERLYEVCKTIQIHFRFFKLAFSQEHQNQTINKLLQTARNVFYYRAINQTPQYLYKESGTMAIIKNWVQNNCQETPEHIALLLYKLNHPITSKNAQQYS; encoded by the coding sequence ATGGATCAAAGAGTAAAGGTGACCAAATTGATGTTAAAAAATGCATTGCTCTCACTAATGGAAGAAAAGCAATTAACTTTTATTTCTATTACTGAACTTTGTAAAAAAGCTAGCGTTAATCGAAATACATTTTACAGCCATTATGACGCTATCGTGGATTTATATAAAGAAATCGAAGAACAATTAATTAAGGAAATTCATTCTACCTTAAAAAAGCCTTATACTAGAAAAGAGCGATTATATGAAGTTTGTAAAACAATTCAAATACACTTCCGATTTTTTAAGCTTGCATTTTCTCAAGAACATCAAAATCAAACAATCAATAAGCTATTACAAACAGCAAGAAATGTTTTTTATTATAGAGCTATAAATCAAACTCCTCAATACCTATACAAAGAGAGTGGAACTATGGCTATTATTAAAAATTGGGTACAAAATAATTGTCAAGAAACTCCAGAACACATTGCGCTCTTACTCTACAAACTCAATCACCCTATTACGTCTAAAAATGCTCAACAATATTCTTAA
- a CDS encoding DUF2141 domain-containing protein: protein MKKFIIGLLLLVLLIVISSFSMTREKQKVSITVSNIKKQNGTIYVSVFQEQNFLDKGKEVVKKGFKVNTEKAKKLTLYLDPGTYAIAIYYDANNNNKCDLNFLGIPTEQYAFSNNFQPFMSSPNFNDCAFTVGEKEETLGIRLLN, encoded by the coding sequence ATGAAAAAGTTTATTATTGGATTGTTGTTGTTGGTTTTGTTAATCGTTATCTCTTCATTCTCTATGACAAGAGAAAAGCAAAAAGTTTCTATTACTGTTAGCAATATAAAAAAGCAAAACGGAACCATATATGTTAGTGTTTTTCAAGAGCAAAATTTTTTGGATAAAGGAAAAGAAGTCGTTAAAAAAGGCTTCAAAGTGAATACAGAAAAAGCAAAAAAGCTAACGTTATATTTGGATCCTGGAACCTATGCTATTGCCATTTATTATGATGCAAATAATAATAATAAATGTGATTTGAATTTTTTGGGAATCCCTACTGAACAATACGCTTTCAGTAATAATTTTCAACCTTTTATGAGTAGTCCAAATTTCAATGATTGTGCATTTACTGTCGGTGAAAAAGAGGAAACGTTAGGGATAAGACTGTTAAATTAA
- a CDS encoding S26 family signal peptidase, with translation MEIAQILIYLMVVLHFASLWKIFEKAGRPTWEGFVPVYNYIIWLKVVNKPWWWIFFFIIPFVNIVVTVALHVETIRLFGRYEPKDTILAIVLPWYYIPALAYDKTATIEAPTDWSKKKDVERRTLHDHITLFFMAPFIGHIILITFKLLGSKDKPNKPTMPAEWTNALGFAIVAATIIRTFTFEAFTIPTGSMEKTMLIGDYLFVNKLKYGPRIPETPLSVPFVHNRIPGTFTKSYVEWLKNDYTRLPGYGEITRGDIMVFNWPVGDTVLLNETVIAHDYYAFVRNGAFQRSGLNIEQFEKVKEKAFAQERKRLAEGGGVADMGVMKTKGIQTLTNDKKENYIKRCVGVAGDSLSIIDGVIHINGKPQDWPEFAQYSYRFDFKNSTTFNPDYLVEEFDIYRKDFQYNMGVDRMTNKGVAMFTCTPAIAEKLKSYPDVATVSKMIHPRGFDFANNNGRKEYFPIYPHHPAFDWTRDNFGPLYIPKKGSTIELNAKNYILYKRAIQAYENHKIEQRKDGFYIDDEKATTYTFESDYYWLMGDNRHGSVDSRYWGLVPDTHVVGTASFVWMSRHPEKPISAGGIRWNRIFSFVK, from the coding sequence ATGGAAATAGCTCAAATTTTAATTTATTTAATGGTGGTGCTCCACTTTGCTTCACTTTGGAAGATCTTTGAAAAAGCAGGAAGACCAACGTGGGAAGGATTCGTTCCTGTATACAACTACATTATCTGGCTAAAAGTAGTCAATAAACCATGGTGGTGGATTTTCTTCTTTATTATTCCTTTTGTAAACATTGTCGTTACAGTTGCTTTACATGTTGAAACTATCCGATTATTTGGAAGATATGAACCTAAAGATACTATTTTAGCTATTGTTTTACCATGGTACTATATTCCTGCATTAGCTTATGATAAAACAGCTACGATTGAAGCTCCTACTGATTGGAGTAAGAAAAAAGATGTAGAGCGAAGAACATTACATGATCACATCACCTTGTTCTTTATGGCTCCATTTATAGGGCATATCATTTTGATTACCTTTAAATTATTAGGATCAAAAGATAAACCTAATAAGCCAACCATGCCAGCTGAATGGACCAACGCTTTAGGATTTGCCATAGTTGCTGCAACGATTATAAGAACCTTTACTTTCGAGGCATTTACGATTCCTACAGGATCGATGGAAAAAACGATGTTAATTGGCGACTATTTGTTTGTTAACAAGTTAAAATATGGACCAAGAATTCCTGAAACGCCATTATCTGTGCCATTTGTACATAACAGAATTCCAGGAACTTTTACCAAAAGTTATGTTGAATGGCTAAAGAATGACTATACCCGTTTACCTGGTTATGGAGAAATAACTCGCGGAGACATTATGGTTTTTAATTGGCCTGTTGGAGATACAGTTCTTCTAAACGAAACTGTTATTGCTCATGATTATTATGCTTTTGTAAGAAATGGTGCATTTCAAAGAAGCGGATTAAACATTGAGCAATTTGAAAAAGTAAAAGAAAAAGCATTTGCTCAAGAACGAAAAAGATTGGCTGAAGGTGGAGGCGTTGCTGACATGGGAGTAATGAAAACGAAAGGTATCCAAACATTAACGAATGATAAAAAAGAAAATTATATCAAAAGATGTGTAGGGGTTGCTGGAGATTCACTATCGATAATTGATGGAGTTATTCACATCAATGGAAAACCTCAAGATTGGCCTGAATTCGCTCAATATTCTTATCGTTTTGATTTTAAAAACAGTACAACTTTTAACCCAGATTATTTGGTAGAGGAATTCGATATCTACCGTAAAGATTTTCAATATAATATGGGAGTGGATAGAATGACCAATAAAGGAGTGGCTATGTTTACTTGTACTCCTGCTATTGCTGAAAAACTTAAATCTTATCCAGATGTTGCTACTGTTTCTAAAATGATACATCCAAGAGGATTCGATTTTGCGAATAACAATGGAAGAAAAGAATACTTCCCGATCTACCCACACCACCCTGCGTTTGATTGGACAAGAGATAATTTTGGTCCACTTTATATCCCTAAGAAAGGAAGTACAATTGAGTTAAATGCCAAAAACTATATCCTTTATAAAAGAGCTATACAAGCCTATGAAAATCATAAAATAGAGCAACGAAAAGATGGTTTTTATATTGATGATGAAAAAGCAACAACATATACATTTGAAAGTGACTATTACTGGTTAATGGGAGATAATAGACACGGGTCTGTTGATTCTCGTTATTGGGGATTAGTTCCAGATACACATGTCGTTGGAACGGCTTCATTTGTATGGATGTCTCGCCACCCTGAAAAACCAATTTCTGCTGGGGGAATTCGTTGGAACAGAATTTTTTCGTTTGTAAAATAA
- a CDS encoding OmpA family protein, with protein sequence MKTYLYLLLLFITPFIGFSQDDEEEVDPNCIPPTDKSAVKIWDKAHDKKKYDYKERMRFYKDLLEDYEDNAAIMWEIAKMTYPRAKASGDYAIPEKYYKKILTVCPEYHADVYYQLGVIYYQQKEDCKAYETFQKFLAFPSDDDTKLSRKYPKQIEDVEAILPEIDYYCNFYKKPVQFNPKVVKNVSSAPKDEFLPMISPDNELMFYTREYEYKGKGDIITQKLQEFTKSKRSDAYSDFDQGMKMPSPFNIGPRYGGATLSLDNKELYICSCEKEANYFNCDLYVTEYDIVEVKGKKQYVWSELKNLGPQINGAQTWEAQPSLSADGQTLYFASARPGGFGKTDIYYSERQDDGSWGQAQNIGRPINTEGSDKVPFIHTDSKTLYFVSECSPTRLGAGGLDLFFTRFNETTKKWSKPNNIGYPINTEADEDGIIVSTDGTIAYFSSTRSREGVGGKDIFTFTMPQKARPDEVKLIKGKVDTENIEDLKDTEIEFRYKDGKTKKTKLNADKDGNYVTIVNMGKKKEDVLMQIKQKGKAFESKLIKNQPTQQNNTFVKGQALEVKALKKGGSYTLNNIQYATNSSKISEDSKLVLDGFAEWLLENKELKIEIQGHTDDLGNDASNLALSQDRAYSVMEYLSERGLKLSRMKFKGYGETQPKVPNDSDKNRAINRRTDFKIL encoded by the coding sequence ATGAAAACTTACCTATATTTACTACTATTATTTATTACTCCATTTATTGGGTTTAGTCAAGACGACGAAGAAGAAGTAGATCCTAACTGTATTCCACCAACAGATAAATCAGCTGTAAAAATTTGGGATAAAGCTCATGATAAAAAAAAGTACGATTATAAGGAGCGTATGCGTTTCTACAAAGATCTTTTAGAAGATTATGAAGACAACGCTGCTATAATGTGGGAAATTGCTAAAATGACTTACCCTAGAGCTAAAGCAAGTGGTGATTATGCTATTCCTGAAAAATATTATAAAAAAATCTTAACGGTCTGCCCTGAATATCACGCAGATGTTTATTATCAATTAGGGGTAATTTACTACCAGCAAAAAGAAGATTGTAAAGCTTATGAAACCTTTCAAAAATTCTTAGCGTTTCCTTCTGACGACGATACCAAACTAAGTAGAAAATACCCTAAACAAATTGAAGATGTAGAAGCTATTCTACCAGAAATAGATTACTACTGTAATTTCTATAAAAAACCTGTACAATTTAATCCCAAGGTTGTTAAAAATGTTTCCTCTGCTCCTAAAGATGAGTTTCTACCTATGATATCACCTGATAACGAGTTAATGTTCTATACCAGAGAATACGAATACAAAGGGAAAGGGGATATTATTACACAAAAACTTCAAGAGTTTACAAAGAGTAAAAGAAGTGATGCATACTCCGATTTTGATCAAGGAATGAAAATGCCTTCTCCATTTAACATTGGTCCTCGTTATGGAGGAGCAACCTTATCGTTAGACAATAAAGAATTATATATCTGTTCTTGTGAAAAAGAAGCCAACTATTTTAATTGTGACCTCTATGTAACGGAATATGACATTGTAGAAGTTAAAGGCAAAAAGCAATATGTTTGGTCAGAACTAAAAAACCTTGGGCCACAAATTAATGGAGCACAAACATGGGAAGCGCAACCCTCTCTATCCGCTGATGGACAAACACTTTACTTTGCATCTGCTCGACCAGGAGGCTTTGGAAAAACAGACATTTATTATTCTGAAAGACAAGATGATGGTAGTTGGGGACAAGCTCAAAATATTGGGCGACCTATTAATACTGAAGGCTCAGATAAAGTTCCATTTATACACACCGATAGTAAGACACTTTATTTTGTTTCTGAATGTTCACCAACAAGGCTTGGAGCTGGAGGTTTAGATTTATTTTTTACACGGTTTAATGAAACAACTAAAAAATGGAGTAAGCCTAACAATATTGGTTATCCCATCAATACTGAAGCTGATGAAGATGGAATTATAGTAAGTACCGATGGAACAATTGCTTACTTCTCTTCTACACGATCGAGAGAAGGTGTTGGAGGGAAAGACATTTTTACTTTTACGATGCCTCAAAAAGCAAGGCCAGATGAAGTTAAATTAATTAAAGGAAAAGTTGACACTGAAAATATAGAAGACTTAAAGGACACAGAAATTGAGTTTAGATATAAGGACGGAAAAACAAAGAAAACCAAATTAAATGCTGATAAAGATGGTAATTATGTTACTATCGTAAATATGGGAAAAAAGAAAGAAGATGTTTTGATGCAAATTAAACAAAAAGGGAAAGCCTTTGAATCGAAATTAATTAAAAACCAACCCACTCAACAAAACAATACTTTTGTTAAAGGTCAGGCACTAGAAGTTAAAGCACTCAAAAAAGGGGGGAGTTATACATTAAACAACATTCAATATGCTACCAACTCTTCAAAGATTTCTGAAGATTCAAAATTAGTATTAGATGGATTTGCAGAATGGCTTTTAGAAAATAAAGAATTAAAAATAGAAATTCAAGGACATACAGATGATTTAGGTAACGACGCTAGTAACTTGGCTTTATCACAAGATAGAGCTTACTCAGTAATGGAATACTTATCGGAACGTGGTTTGAAATTAAGTAGAATGAAATTTAAAGGTTATGGCGAAACTCAGCCTAAAGTGCCTAATGATTCCGACAAAAATAGAGCTATCAACCGTAGAACAGACTTTAAGATTTTATAG
- a CDS encoding DUF5723 family protein, with protein MKNSFGLILIATFLLFFNSQAQQQFTGYSIDNFSGYHAAFINPALIADSRVKLEIGGSSNLSISNNFNALNTNIFYGNSQINFHNPAKRWYRYYNNDINILGLLVNLDNKNAFSYSWRVRSFSNAHGNSDNFSKLIFDNYSPEATTNSSIKNLSLQTQTYADHSISYARVLHDGKRRFFKAGATFKIINGINASYLYSSNADLTFNTDNTVNLNQSAFEYGVAENSNALANRKLSIGGDIGVVYEFRPEKNSFKYEMNGNQNKVRHDLNKYQYKLGVSLLNIGRIKYATDTSTYHFTGNNAQVNANDLFTSMAGNNVVSNAIQSGVLPLVTENTNTPSTFNVALPSELSIQGDYHIKKQFYVALTSNIPIWFPGDAHKSHNIFITSIIPRYEGYIRPKPSSYYQYIPKRELPVGIAMPISIQRNGQINLGLSGRIASFAIGFNNINPLLGKRKLYDANIFFAYKITIRHRKEDDFDEDQVSDDKDLCFYEKGDWRQFGCPDSDQDGIPDHKDYCPNNFGPQSTNGCPDSDKDGVLDFLDHCPDQKGIPALNGCPDSDKDGIVDAVDRCPETVGPYQNNGCPYPPVETGCCKDSDGDGVLDKVDQCPNIGGAVTNQGCPVTQPTAPTIDSTKTTPSKEHNERANNTPTKENTSNVPSHVQSPYDLNNHHFDTINQSKNDSVRPIAYSEAIKSRLMVYFGNDSHYIADKHRKELDKLLTKWNLGISVKEYSKVRIIGHTDNVGDDIYNLILSKKRVEAVKSYLINLGIPNSAIEMYYLGEDAPVTGNQNEIDKALNRRVEVIMLK; from the coding sequence ATGAAAAATTCTTTTGGTTTAATTTTAATCGCTACGTTCTTACTCTTTTTTAATAGCCAGGCCCAACAGCAATTCACAGGATATAGTATTGATAATTTTTCGGGTTATCATGCTGCGTTTATCAATCCAGCTTTAATTGCCGATTCTAGGGTAAAACTTGAAATTGGCGGAAGTAGTAACCTCTCTATTTCTAACAACTTTAATGCGTTAAACACCAATATTTTTTATGGAAATTCGCAAATTAATTTTCATAACCCAGCAAAAAGATGGTACCGTTACTATAACAACGACATTAATATTTTAGGTTTATTAGTTAACCTTGATAACAAAAATGCTTTTAGTTACTCATGGAGAGTCAGATCTTTTTCTAATGCTCATGGTAATTCTGACAATTTTTCAAAGCTAATTTTTGATAATTACTCGCCTGAAGCAACGACCAACTCCAGTATTAAAAATTTAAGTCTTCAAACGCAAACTTATGCCGATCACTCTATTTCTTACGCTAGAGTTTTACATGATGGAAAAAGACGATTTTTTAAAGCGGGCGCAACTTTTAAAATCATCAATGGGATCAATGCTTCCTACCTTTATAGCTCAAATGCTGACCTTACTTTTAATACCGATAATACCGTCAACCTTAATCAATCGGCATTTGAATATGGTGTAGCTGAGAATAGCAATGCTCTTGCCAATAGAAAACTAAGCATCGGAGGTGACATTGGTGTTGTTTATGAGTTTCGACCAGAAAAAAACAGCTTTAAATATGAAATGAACGGTAATCAAAATAAAGTACGCCATGACCTCAACAAGTACCAATACAAATTAGGTGTTTCACTATTGAATATAGGGCGAATAAAATATGCCACAGATACCTCTACTTATCATTTTACAGGTAATAATGCACAAGTAAATGCAAATGATTTATTCACCTCTATGGCTGGTAATAATGTTGTCAGTAACGCTATCCAATCTGGTGTTTTACCTTTAGTTACTGAAAATACCAACACACCATCAACTTTTAATGTGGCTTTACCAAGTGAATTAAGTATTCAAGGGGACTACCATATCAAAAAGCAGTTTTATGTTGCCTTAACAAGTAATATTCCTATTTGGTTTCCTGGTGATGCCCATAAATCACATAACATTTTTATCACCTCTATTATTCCTCGATATGAAGGTTATATTAGACCTAAACCAAGTTCTTACTACCAATACATTCCTAAACGAGAGCTACCCGTTGGTATAGCTATGCCAATTTCTATCCAAAGAAACGGACAAATTAATTTGGGACTATCTGGACGAATAGCATCATTTGCTATTGGGTTTAACAACATCAACCCACTTTTAGGAAAAAGAAAACTCTACGATGCCAATATTTTCTTTGCTTATAAAATAACCATAAGACACCGAAAAGAAGACGATTTTGATGAAGATCAAGTCTCTGATGACAAAGATTTATGCTTTTATGAAAAAGGGGACTGGAGACAATTTGGATGTCCCGACAGTGATCAAGATGGTATACCTGATCATAAAGATTATTGTCCTAATAACTTCGGTCCTCAATCAACAAATGGTTGCCCTGATTCAGATAAAGATGGCGTATTAGATTTTCTTGACCATTGCCCTGACCAAAAGGGAATCCCAGCTTTAAATGGATGTCCTGATTCAGATAAGGATGGAATTGTGGATGCCGTTGATCGCTGTCCAGAAACTGTAGGTCCATATCAAAATAATGGATGCCCTTACCCTCCTGTAGAAACTGGTTGCTGTAAGGATAGTGACGGAGATGGAGTTTTGGATAAGGTAGACCAATGTCCTAATATAGGAGGGGCAGTGACTAATCAAGGATGTCCTGTAACCCAACCTACTGCTCCAACTATTGATTCTACCAAGACAACGCCTTCAAAAGAACATAACGAAAGAGCGAATAATACTCCAACTAAAGAAAACACATCCAATGTTCCTAGTCATGTTCAATCGCCTTATGACCTAAACAATCACCATTTCGACACTATTAATCAATCGAAAAATGATTCTGTTAGACCTATTGCTTACAGCGAAGCAATCAAAAGTCGTCTTATGGTTTACTTCGGAAATGATAGTCATTACATAGCTGATAAACATCGAAAAGAACTGGATAAGTTATTAACCAAATGGAACTTAGGAATTAGTGTTAAAGAATATTCGAAGGTTAGAATAATTGGTCACACAGATAATGTAGGTGACGATATTTACAACCTTATTTTATCTAAAAAGAGAGTGGAAGCCGTAAAAAGTTATCTCATTAATTTAGGTATTCCTAACTCAGCCATAGAAATGTATTATTTAGGAGAAGATGCACCTGTTACAGGCAATCAAAATGAAATAGATAAAGCACTGAATAGAAGAGTTGAAGTTATTATGTTAAAATAA